CTTCTTGACTGTTGTGTAATCGAAAGCTATTTCTTATCGCTCTTAATCCATTGTAACCAATAAGAAAACTCACATGCTAAATGCATTTGATGTGAGTTAATAAGACTATTAGGACAAAGCGCTGGGAACTCTACAACTAGACTTACTTCTATTCCAGTATCTGTATCTTTGAATTGATGTCGAACTCCACCAATAGTGGTACCGTCTTTCATACGTGCAACACCTGTTGATTGATATTGATAAGTCTTATCTCTAGGTGTCTTCAATCCCGTTTCGTCACCAAAAACAATAAAAAATTGAACTGGAAACGGAGAATTACCAGTAGTTTCGATTACCTCTAATTCATTTTCCCCAAAGGGTCTTAGTACATAGTGATCAGGACAAGCTGATAAATTCACTTGATCATTTTCACGTGATTGTTCAAGCATAAAACTATCAATCCCATTTATCGCTTCTTCTGCTGTAATCCCATCTAAATAGATATTTGTTTTTGAAAATTTTCGTCTATCACCAGATAAAACTGTACAAATACGCATACCCATTTCACTTAATTTAAGTTTTGATTTCAACTTATCATACATTTCATTATACGAATAATTCAACTTTAGTTCCGTTAGTTTTTTTATCATAACGTCTGTATCAATTAAATCTGGCTCTTTATGTCCTAATGTATTGAAAACTTTTTTTATACGTTCTCTTTTCCACTTTGTAAGTTGTTCATTCGAAATATTGTTTCCATCAATCATAATTTTCATATACATTCTCCTTCACTTTGATCGTATCGTAGTGTATTTAATACTAAATTAATCATTTCTTGCTTCGTGTCTAGATTCAAATTCACCTCTGAATGAGCAATACTGCTAAGACCGTATAAAATAAATCCTGATGTTAATAATGAGTTATCAGTATTAAAAATCCCAGTTTTCACCCCTTCTTCGATTACTTGTCGAATTAATGGCTGCATTCGCGTAAATAATTTCTGTTCCAGTTGAAAATGTTGTTCCGTCTGAAACGAACTCAAATTTTTATAAGGTGCTAATTTTTCGATAAATGTCCAAAATATATTTAGAGAATCTTTCAGCTTTTGCATGACAGACCGTTCATTAGAAATAAGTATTTCTTCAATTAACTCCATATTTTTCACAATAAAATCATTTAATACTTCATCAACAAAATTCTCTTTAGACTTGAAGTAATAATAAAATAAGCCCGTTGCTACACCTGCATGATTCACAACATCTTTTATGCCAAATCCTTTCATACCATTTTTCATATATAGTTCAAAACCAATATCCATCAACTCTTGCCTTCTAACATCTGGTTCTTTTGATATTCTTTTCATAGGTCATCTCCTACTATGTTTTACCTTCGACTGAATCTGATTCAATCATAAACGACTGAACTATATTCAGTCAATATTAGTTTCAAAAAAAAAAGAGTAATCTCAAGAAATATACATCTAACCTTAGACTTATCAAAAAAGTTAGATCATATAACTTAAGACTACTCAATTTCATTAAACACATATTTTCTTTTCAAATCAATTGCACTTTAGTTTAACCATACCATTTCTGTCTCTACAATCATTTGAGGAAGCATCTTTTGAATGATTTCCTCTAATACATTAAGAGCTTCATTCACATAGCCGCCCTCAAAACCATCTAAAGGCTCAGGTAACTCATCCTCATCTAAAATAAAATATTCTCCGCTTGGAAGTACTAAAATATCAATAATTAAATCTTCAAATGACACTAGTTCGTCTGTTATTTGCGTATTTTTTACAACATTAAAATAAGAGCCTACATACATTCCATTTTTATCTCTCCATATGTATAAATTGTACGGACGATCTTCCCAATAGTATGCAATGGTGTAACTTCCTTTTGGGATTGTTAAACTCGCACGATGTGCAGTCATTGTAAATGAATACTGAACCTCATGAAATAGCACGATACTTTGCAACTGCTTTTCAAGTAATAAGCAAGTATGATCTACTATTGTCGAGTCATATCGGATTTTTCTTTCTACAATTTTACTTTTAAGTGTTAGTAATTTATTCATGATTTGTTTCCCCTTATGCTATTTCTAACCTTAATTATATCCATTTATATAGTGATAAAGAAGTGTTTGGGCTCCAAATACACAATAAAAACTCCCTCTTATTTTAGAAGGAGTTTTTCACTGTCCATGTTTCATATTTTTTCACTTCTAATGGAAGCTCATTTGATTTCAGCCACTCTACTGCACTACATACAAGCGGAGATGAATTGCGTTCTGTAATGCTTTCGATAGGAATCCATCTAGCTCCTGATGAATCTTGTTCTTCAAATTGTTCCGGTACTTCGAATTCACCTCCGCACCTTTCAACACCGTAGAAAACTGCGATATGATGTACATGTGTGTACTCCTTGAACTTTGATGGAAATTGAAAATCAATTGTACCTATTTGTTTTACTACCGTTACATTTAGCCCGGTCTCCTCTTTTATCTCTCTATGAAGTCCAGCTAATAATGCTTCTCCATCTTCTAGACTACCACCAGGTAGATCATACCGATTTCTATATGGACCTTTCATTTTATCGATTACTAATATGTGATTGTTTTCGATACAAATGCCGTACACACCAAACGCACGATGAAAATTAGTAGCATTATTCACGTTTTAACTTCTCCGTAACCGCATCATAAAACTTCCGTTCCTCATCAACATTTAAGTGAACACGACTTACTGTTTTAGAAAATCCATATAATAATTGTGCTTTCATTGGCTCTTTAAGTATTATTTCAAATGTTGGAGGTTCCTTTATAAATTCCATCACCGTTGCATCAAGAACCTCTTTCTCTTTCTTTAAAAGTTCCCCTTTATAAAACGTAATTGTATCAATTTGCGCAAATGGTATAATGATTTTCTTTCCTAATCCAATTTGAATAATTATTTTTTCTTCCGTAACAATAATTGGGTTTTTACGCATTGCTTGTATTTCAGCTAAAAAATAAAACATTGCATATACGTTTAAAATAAGTAACACCCATGCTATTACTGGATTCCATTGATGAAGCAAATAATGAAAACCGATACTTTCTATTAAGGTTGCATGGATGATCATGATATATACACCTATTGCACCAGTCTTTTTGTGATATGAGTATACGGATTCACCTTCTGGCACTTTTTCACGCCACGATAAAAATGCATAATAGATTAACTTACACTCTGTTACAATGATATCTACTAATTTATTTCTTTTCATAGTGACTTCAAACGCAGCATCAATTGCATAAGAAAATAAAGAATACTCACTTTTATATTCTTTATATTTTTTTATTATGTTAGGAAGCTTTCTAACAATTTTATATAGAAGAAATAACTCTACACATACAAAAGCAATTTCTCCTACAACTATAATATAAGAAACGTATGAAAAAGCTTGTAAATAGTCGCTTGGAATAATAAATCTTGCAAATATATAACCAGCTATTACAACAGGAAATATATATGTTAACGAGTACCTTTTTCGAATAATAAAGAAATACGTAATGATTGGAATTACAAACATACAATCTAATATTGATCCAAGGACAACTTCTTTCGGAGCAGCTGGTACAATCGGAAGAGCATATAATAAATAGTTTGATAACAAGATTAAAGATACGAGTCCAATCCATATACCTTTTCGCCTTCGCGAAAGTGTGACACTCATACTTTCACTCCTCTATTTAAAAACCTCATTTAAATGATCTTTATAAAATGAAATAGCACGTTCAAATTCTTTAACTTCTTCTACTTTTACGACTGTTTCAAGTAATAATTTCATCGCGGATTCATGATCGTTTACGTTAAATTTCGCTAATGACAAAAATACTTTCATCACATCATTATCTGGAAACTGCTGCAAACCTGTTTCTAAAACAGTAATTGCTTTGTCATACTCACCTATACAACGATATGTACTACCAAGACCGATATATGCGCCGCAAAGCGACTCACCTTCAAGACCGTTTGCAATCGCCTGTTCATAATACGGCATAGCTTCTGTTTCCAGCCCCATTACATCATGTATCCAGGCACATTGATAAAGTACTTCTGCATCCCTCGTAAAGTTCGTTAATCCAATGAGTATCTCTTTAGACTGCGCATATTTCTTTTCTTTCCGGAGTTTAATAGCTTGCTTTAATAAATGTTCCATAGAATTCACTCCTCACCACTTATTCTATGTATCCATATTGAATGGTTAACGTTTGTATCAAAGCAAAAAGTTTCGCTTACCAATATATACTATGCAGATTCACTCTTATCCAAATACTTGAAATTATAAAGCAGTAACGTGATTACATAGTACTTCTAACCTTTTGACAATTTCTTTCGCTGTTTCATCTTTTCCATTACATAACTGCCCTTTACCGTCTTGTCCAATTACGTAGTGCATTGCTCCGCGCGAATATAAAGAATGTGGTGAATTTGCAATCATTACACTTGCCTTCGCTTCTTCCATTCTATTTTTCGCTCTTTCAAACAGTTCTTCTTCATTTACATCACTTTCAAGTTTAAAGCCAACGAGTACAGTTTCTGAATCCCACTGTTTTATTTGTTTTAATACTTTCGGTGCCTTTTGAAAATGTATAATTGGCGCTATATCACTTGAGATTTTTCCATTCATATCAAGAACATTGCCCTCTTGATCACAAATTTTGTCCACAACCCAATCAGACCCAGCCGCTGCCATAATAACCGCATCGACTTTTTCATGCGTAATGATACTTTTCATTTTATCTCGTAAATCAATAATTCCTTCAAATGGGTGTAATTCTAATTGATTGTTTATATCATTCGGTTTCTCCGCAAAATAACCGTGTAAATATATAACATGGGCCCCTTTACTTATAAGCTCTTCGGCGATTATTCTTCCAATTGTTCCTTTTGCCATATTTGTATGTCCGCGTACTTGATCCCACTTTTCTAAACAACCACCGCTTGTAATTAATACCTTTTTCCCCTTCATCGTAACCATCCCTTACTAATTTTTCTTACGAAACCATTCTGTTCCAAAGTCAACTATATCACGTTGTTTCATAAGACGGCACTTTGCGTTTCCTATTTTCCCCATTGTTACGGTTCCCTTTTGCTCAAACTCTACACCAATTTCTACAAATTTATCAGAATCGTAATCCATATCAACAAATTCTTTCCATACTCTTTCACCATTTTCTATAATAGGTGCCCCTACTTTTATTAACTCACATGCACCAGAACGTACTTCTGATAAATGTACAGAAGTATTGGAATCATATCCAACACCAATTAATAATATGTATCCGTCTAGATCGTATATTTTTCTTAATGGAGATTCTTCTCCTAAACTCATCGATAGTGACTGATTTACCGTTATTTCTTCTGCATGTCTTCCCCATGCAGCAAAGCTTCCTAATGGATGGTTACTACGTACTACATTCGGATATGTACGAAAACATTCAACTACTTTTCCCATTGCCCTTGTTGGTGTTATATGTGGCTCAAACGCTGGAACGTTATCCCGGATAATTTGCCACCATTCTTCAGGTACAGGTGGTCTTGACCAATGTTTCGGATCAGATAAATCCGAAGACTGAGTTGGCATAATAATCGTTCCCTCTTCTGTAATAACCTCCATTAACGCCTCTACTACTGCAACTGCTCCGCCTGATATCCAGCCAATGGAACTTAACGAAGAATGTACAATAACTGTCATTCCTTTTTTTAACCCTAATTTCCTTAAATCATTTGTAATTGTTTTGATTGTATTTGGCAATTGCGTACTTGCCACTATGTCATTCATTTTCACAATTGTTCCCCCATTTGTTTTAAACTACTACATACATATATTATCATATTTTTCTTAATTTTTAACTTAATCGTTTTTATGAACATAAAAAAATGGTAATATACTTACAAAGATATCAGCTAAATTATGGTGTATTGATTTGAAATAAAAAAAGCAGGTGAACAAATGAAAAAAGCTTTATTCTCTGTTCTACTATTTGGACTCGTCTTCTTAAGCGCATGTGTTTCTTTTCAAAATGAATATGAAGATTATTGGGTAATAGAAAAATCCAGATATAATAAAATTGGATTTGGCCCATCAAATTTATATGAAAAAGCACAAGAAGATCCAACGATGGTACATTACTCAAATAATAGTATTAGCGAAGGTAAAAGAATGATATATTTAACATTTGGAACGAAGTACAAAAATGATAAAATTACAGTAAAAGAAGTGAAGGATGAAAAAGACAAATCTGTTATCGTCTTGCATATCGAGAAAAGTAAAGGAAAAGATGAAAACCCAGTCATGTATATTGGTGTACCAAAACTTAGAGACTTTATTAAAATTGTAGATGAAGATGGAAACAAAATCTTTGAAATGAAGAAAAATGAAAGCGTTACATCACAGCAATAAAAACGCTATATGAACAAAGAGCTCATCAAAAATGATAAGCTCTTTGTTTCATTTATCCTTCAATTGTAACTCCAGTAAACATCGATAAGTTTCCCGTTATTTTCTCACCTACACGTAAAAATAAACCAGCAGCTCTCCCGCTAATACAGTGTGAACCAATTAATAGTTTACCAGTATACGGACCGTCCCATGTGTCAATCGTATAGTCAGGCATTTCTACGTATTGCTGATATATTTTTCGCTGTTCAAAGTAATACTCTGTTTTATCTTCAGCTAATAGTTCATTATTTTCGTATATAGATACTCCTCCGCCTTCACGGCCGTATAGAGGTTTAGAAACATATGATTCATTTCTTTCTATAAACGGTTTATTTGTAAAATATGTCGGTAAGAAGTAGTTCTGAATGATTCCTCGCTCCTCTTCCTCAAAGAAAACTTCCTCTTCGTAAAGTTGCCAAATTAATGCGAGTACACTTTTATTTTGCATAAGAAAAGCAGCTGGTGGATTAATGATTTTCACTCTACCTTGCGCTATATGATCTAAAAACTGAAGTCCAATTCTTTTCCCGTTTTTATCAGCGTCTGATACTAAATATTCAATTGGATATAGTCTATATAAATAATGAATTCTCTCACCATTTGGCGTATATATACCATCATCTGCCACGACGATATCTTGTATACCTATATAATCCGTTGACTGATCTAAGCAATAGCTTCTTAAAAATTGAACCGTTTGATGGTCTTCATCATGCCAATCATAACTCGTAAAATAAATCGTTTCTCTAGGATCTATACTATAGTCATGTTTAATTTGTTCCCACGCCTGCACAATATGCTCTTCTATATGATTTGGATGATTCACATCGTGATAACGACATAACACTTCATTTGCGACAGACGGTTCTAAATAACCTGTTGGTGTATCACAATTTACTTCTATTAACTTTATATCTTCACTATTTACGATAAAGTCAAACCTTGTAAAATATGAAAACAAACCAGTATGTTTCATTCTCGCAATTTCCCACGTTTCAGCTGGAAATCCTAGTTTTTGAAAATCTTTTGACGTATTGAGAATATATTGATACGTTCTATATAGCACATACATAATTTCTTCTGTCGCTTTTGAAATAGCAGTATAAGTTTTTATTGGCATACGATACATACCTGTTGCCATATATTGATTCCATTCTTCATTTTCTAATAGACTCGGCCAAGTAAACCCATTCCGACCAGCCTCTTCTGCAAGTGAAAACCATACTTTCATATAATCTTTCTGTTCTTGTTCTGTATACATTACTCCATTATCCTTTCATTTTAGGATCCTGCTGGCGCTTTTGCGTTCCCAATTCCACTAGAACCAGAATTCACTTTCGGCGTTTGTGTCGTAGATGATTTCGGCGTATTTGTATCTGGTGTTACTTTATTTGATGGATTTGGCTGCTGTTTATTTAAATCTACTTTATTGGAAGAATTACTATTGTTACTGTTAGTTCCGCCGTAATACCCTCCACCACCACTACCACCAGTTCTACGCTCATCTTTTTCACGATAAGGAATAATATTGTTCGTATATGGTTTCTTCAGTACATTTGGTTTTGCTGAATAATTCATATTTGAGGTTCTGCTTGCTAATAAATATCCTGCAACGAACGGGAGGATAGGTAAATGTGAATTTTCATTATACGATGAAAACGATGGATTATTTTCCTTACATAACTCATCTTTTTCTACATTTTCATTAGTTGGGGCTTTATCATCACAATTTAATGTTTCTAGTTCATTTCCTTGTTTCGCACCATCTGTTTTAACAGCAGTACTTTCTTGCTGGGCAGTTTCTTCTTCATAATCGCCACAGCCCGTTAATAAAAAAGATGATACTCCTATTGAAGTAGCAATTTTTATAAATTTACTTTTATCCATTCTCATGTGTTATACACCCATCTTCTTTTATCTATATTTTTCCAGATACCTATATTATATAATGTTATTATTACTTTTTTCAAACCATACTCAATATGTATATTTTCATTGCTCCTTTTCCAAGTAACAATGAAATCTTTCAACTCCTGGATATTTTTCTCCTAAAGTTCTAACCTGAAAACCAATTCTTTTATAAAATTCTACCGCCTCATCGTCTGTCTCTGCCTCGAGATACGTCAATTGGTGTATTCTTACTACTTCCTTTATCATTTGCAACGCAATCCCTTTATGACGATATTGCGGAATGACTGCTATGTGGCGAATTTTTGCTTTATTTGCTCCTATTATTTCAATACCTATACAAGCCTGTTCTTCATATCTATACAATGTCCCTTTATTCCTTTCATAAAATAAAACTGCTTTCTTTAAACTCGCTTTACTTGGTCCAACTGCATATTGTAGTACATTTAAAATAGAATCTTTCTCAATTTGTTCAACATGTTGCAAATTCATTTCTTCATCCCTTTCTACGAAAAAAGATTAGCTCTTTATAAAAAGAGCTAATCTCATTACGCAGTTATTTTTTCTTCTTTTTTCACAACGACTGCTACATAACTATGTAGTATCATTCCGATAATAACTAGACTCATACCAATCCAAGATAAAGATGACGGAATTGGTGCAGATAGTAAGATGAGTTCTCCTACTAGCGCAAATAAAACTTCACCTGACTGAGTTGCTTCTACTGTTGCTAGTTTTTGTGGATCATCTTTTACAAGATCTGTCGCAAAGAAGAATAATACCGTTGCGATTAAACCAGAACTAACTGCTACAATAAAACATTGGAAAACTTGGCTACTTGACGGTAGCCCGCCTGTTGATACTTCATAACCAGAGAGTAAAAACCAAAATGGTAAACTTGCTAATGTCATACCAAGAACTCGCTGGAATACATCTAACTCCCCTTTACAAACTTGCATCATTTTTCGATTGCCAAGAGGATACGCAAAAGCTGCAATAAGTACTGGAACGACACATAGAACAGTTTCACGAATTCCTAATGAAGAAGCATGTTCTACTTGCATAAGTACAACACCGCATAAAATAATACCCGACATAACTAATTCCTTCATTGGGAGTTTTTTATGTAACGGATCTACCGCAAAAAATGGTGTTAACAAAATCCCTGCGACGATTGTAATTTGCCATGTTGATGCAACGAGCCAACCAGGTCCAAAAGCTCCAGCAAAACTAAGTGGTGCATAGAAGAGACCGAATCCAACGATACTCCACACTAACCAATCTTTCGGATTATTTTTCATATATTGAAAGAGTTGCTTTAAGTTTCCTCTATACATGACAATAAGTAAAAGCATTGGAACCATAAAGTAGTACCGTAATGATGCACTCCAAATCCAGCTTCCGCCTTCTAGATCCATTGCCCGGTTTAAAACGAAGGTAAAGGCAAAGAAAAATGATGCCAATATCCCTACTGCAATAGCTTTCATTATAAAACTCCTTGTTTAGTTTCTTCTTATACTATACAACAAATTAAATATAATTAAAATTCGAAATCTTTATCTCGTATGCATTCTAGCTCTATATAGTTTTCTTAACTGACTAATATGAGCTTGATGGTACCGATTATGATCAGCTATATGCCATATTCCCCACCTTATAGTCGCATTTTCTCCCTTTTCATAAAAAACCTCTCGTGTTAAATCATTTTCTGTTAGTTTCATACATTCCTCATAAAACATATGTTGCACTGCTTCATAATCTTGCATTAATTGTTGCAATGTATGTTTTCTTAAACTGGGCAGCTCTCCTGCTTCATTTAACATAGGTCCATATATATTATCAAGTGCCAGTGGAACGGGTTCTCCTTTTAAGCGGTATACCCAATGCAAATCGACAACTGCTAAATGTTGAAGTAGTTGTCCAATACTATTTTCATTATTTTTTAACCCTTTAAAAGACAGTTCTTTCTCATCAGTACCCTCTACTAACTTTTGCAACCGTTTAAATGTATCGGCAACTGTCGCATATAGAATTGCTACTTGCGGGTTCATATTTTTTTCTAAATAGAGATCTTTCATAGTAAACTCCCTCTTTTAAAGGAACAAAACCATATGTTCATCATCACTATACACACCATTCATCTTTATAGCTCTCTTTTCAATCCCATACGTTTTAAAGCCCATTGATTCATACAACCTTTTTGCTGGCTCGTTAGTG
This genomic window from Bacillus anthracis str. Vollum contains:
- a CDS encoding phosphopantothenoylcysteine decarboxylase, with the protein product MKGKKVLITSGGCLEKWDQVRGHTNMAKGTIGRIIAEELISKGAHVIYLHGYFAEKPNDINNQLELHPFEGIIDLRDKMKSIITHEKVDAVIMAAAGSDWVVDKICDQEGNVLDMNGKISSDIAPIIHFQKAPKVLKQIKQWDSETVLVGFKLESDVNEEELFERAKNRMEEAKASVMIANSPHSLYSRGAMHYVIGQDGKGQLCNGKDETAKEIVKRLEVLCNHVTAL
- a CDS encoding tetratricopeptide repeat protein; amino-acid sequence: MEHLLKQAIKLRKEKKYAQSKEILIGLTNFTRDAEVLYQCAWIHDVMGLETEAMPYYEQAIANGLEGESLCGAYIGLGSTYRCIGEYDKAITVLETGLQQFPDNDVMKVFLSLAKFNVNDHESAMKLLLETVVKVEEVKEFERAISFYKDHLNEVFK
- a CDS encoding NUDIX hydrolase; translation: MNNATNFHRAFGVYGICIENNHILVIDKMKGPYRNRYDLPGGSLEDGEALLAGLHREIKEETGLNVTVVKQIGTIDFQFPSKFKEYTHVHHIAVFYGVERCGGEFEVPEQFEEQDSSGARWIPIESITERNSSPLVCSAVEWLKSNELPLEVKKYETWTVKNSF
- a CDS encoding DUF402 domain-containing protein, translating into MNKLLTLKSKIVERKIRYDSTIVDHTCLLLEKQLQSIVLFHEVQYSFTMTAHRASLTIPKGSYTIAYYWEDRPYNLYIWRDKNGMYVGSYFNVVKNTQITDELVSFEDLIIDILVLPSGEYFILDEDELPEPLDGFEGGYVNEALNVLEEIIQKMLPQMIVETEMVWLN
- a CDS encoding lipoprotein, with the protein product MRMDKSKFIKIATSIGVSSFLLTGCGDYEEETAQQESTAVKTDGAKQGNELETLNCDDKAPTNENVEKDELCKENNPSFSSYNENSHLPILPFVAGYLLASRTSNMNYSAKPNVLKKPYTNNIIPYREKDERRTGGSGGGGYYGGTNSNNSNSSNKVDLNKQQPNPSNKVTPDTNTPKSSTTQTPKVNSGSSGIGNAKAPAGS
- a CDS encoding GNAT family N-acetyltransferase, coding for MNLQHVEQIEKDSILNVLQYAVGPSKASLKKAVLFYERNKGTLYRYEEQACIGIEIIGANKAKIRHIAVIPQYRHKGIALQMIKEVVRIHQLTYLEAETDDEAVEFYKRIGFQVRTLGEKYPGVERFHCYLEKEQ
- a CDS encoding DinB family protein codes for the protein MKDLYLEKNMNPQVAILYATVADTFKRLQKLVEGTDEKELSFKGLKNNENSIGQLLQHLAVVDLHWVYRLKGEPVPLALDNIYGPMLNEAGELPSLRKHTLQQLMQDYEAVQHMFYEECMKLTENDLTREVFYEKGENATIRWGIWHIADHNRYHQAHISQLRKLYRARMHTR
- the aacC gene encoding BA2930 family N-acetyltransferase, producing the protein MNDIVASTQLPNTIKTITNDLRKLGLKKGMTVIVHSSLSSIGWISGGAVAVVEALMEVITEEGTIIMPTQSSDLSDPKHWSRPPVPEEWWQIIRDNVPAFEPHITPTRAMGKVVECFRTYPNVVRSNHPLGSFAAWGRHAEEITVNQSLSMSLGEESPLRKIYDLDGYILLIGVGYDSNTSVHLSEVRSGACELIKVGAPIIENGERVWKEFVDMDYDSDKFVEIGVEFEQKGTVTMGKIGNAKCRLMKQRDIVDFGTEWFRKKN
- a CDS encoding lipoprotein codes for the protein MKKALFSVLLFGLVFLSACVSFQNEYEDYWVIEKSRYNKIGFGPSNLYEKAQEDPTMVHYSNNSISEGKRMIYLTFGTKYKNDKITVKEVKDEKDKSVIVLHIEKSKGKDENPVMYIGVPKLRDFIKIVDEDGNKIFEMKKNESVTSQQ
- a CDS encoding multidrug resistance efflux transporter family protein; this translates as MKAIAVGILASFFFAFTFVLNRAMDLEGGSWIWSASLRYYFMVPMLLLIVMYRGNLKQLFQYMKNNPKDWLVWSIVGFGLFYAPLSFAGAFGPGWLVASTWQITIVAGILLTPFFAVDPLHKKLPMKELVMSGIILCGVVLMQVEHASSLGIRETVLCVVPVLIAAFAYPLGNRKMMQVCKGELDVFQRVLGMTLASLPFWFLLSGYEVSTGGLPSSSQVFQCFIVAVSSGLIATVLFFFATDLVKDDPQKLATVEATQSGEVLFALVGELILLSAPIPSSLSWIGMSLVIIGMILHSYVAVVVKKEEKITA
- a CDS encoding glutathionylspermidine synthase family protein; protein product: MYTEQEQKDYMKVWFSLAEEAGRNGFTWPSLLENEEWNQYMATGMYRMPIKTYTAISKATEEIMYVLYRTYQYILNTSKDFQKLGFPAETWEIARMKHTGLFSYFTRFDFIVNSEDIKLIEVNCDTPTGYLEPSVANEVLCRYHDVNHPNHIEEHIVQAWEQIKHDYSIDPRETIYFTSYDWHDEDHQTVQFLRSYCLDQSTDYIGIQDIVVADDGIYTPNGERIHYLYRLYPIEYLVSDADKNGKRIGLQFLDHIAQGRVKIINPPAAFLMQNKSVLALIWQLYEEEVFFEEEERGIIQNYFLPTYFTNKPFIERNESYVSKPLYGREGGGVSIYENNELLAEDKTEYYFEQRKIYQQYVEMPDYTIDTWDGPYTGKLLIGSHCISGRAAGLFLRVGEKITGNLSMFTGVTIEG
- a CDS encoding TetR/AcrR family transcriptional regulator; protein product: MKRISKEPDVRRQELMDIGFELYMKNGMKGFGIKDVVNHAGVATGLFYYYFKSKENFVDEVLNDFIVKNMELIEEILISNERSVMQKLKDSLNIFWTFIEKLAPYKNLSSFQTEQHFQLEQKLFTRMQPLIRQVIEEGVKTGIFNTDNSLLTSGFILYGLSSIAHSEVNLNLDTKQEMINLVLNTLRYDQSEGECI